The Magnetococcus sp. PR-3 sequence GGTTGGTGGTGCGTGGCGTGGCGGAGGCCAACCAGGGGCAGATTGTCTTTTGGCGTGGTTTTTGGTCAGCGGTGGGGATGGGGTTTATCCTCTGGGTACAGAACCGGCCGCAAACCTGGCAACGCTTTACCGAGCTGGGGGGGGTAACCCTCTATGGGGGTGTTCTGGCTGGTCTGGCTTCCATGTGTTTTATTTTGGCCATGTTGCATACCACGGTGGCCAACGCCATGTTTACCATGAGTGCCCTGCCCATGTTTACCGCTCTACTGGCTTGGTTGTTCCTTAAAGAGTCTGTTGGGGCTGTGACGCTGTTGGCCATGTTCTTAGCCATGGGGGGCATTGGGTTGATGGTCTGGGATGGCCTGAGCGCAGGGGGGCTTTTGGGGAACCTGTTGGCGCTATTGGCCGCACTAAGTGCTGCGGGCTTTGTGGTGATACTTCGCCATGGGCGCCACCGTAATATGCTACCAACCCTGGTTATAGGGGCGCTATTCTCCATGGGGGTTGGTGGTGTGTTGGCGCAGGGTCAGTGGGTGATCTCCTGGTATGATCTGCTGTTATGTTTTTTGTTGGGTGGGGTGATCTCTGTGGGGGGGCATCTGCTCTTTATGTTGGCGTCTCGCGCTTTGACAGGGGTTGAGCTGACCCTGTTAACACTGATTGAGTTTGTGCTTGGCCCGGTGT is a genomic window containing:
- a CDS encoding DMT family transporter: MPEHRRALMMMIVSGLLLSTMGLVVRGVAEANQGQIVFWRGFWSAVGMGFILWVQNRPQTWQRFTELGGVTLYGGVLAGLASMCFILAMLHTTVANAMFTMSALPMFTALLAWLFLKESVGAVTLLAMFLAMGGIGLMVWDGLSAGGLLGNLLALLAALSAAGFVVILRHGRHRNMLPTLVIGALFSMGVGGVLAQGQWVISWYDLLLCFLLGGVISVGGHLLFMLASRALTGVELTLLTLIEFVLGPVWVWMLLSEQPSTLTLVGGSVVMVSVIGQSWWRGQALKRPTASF